One Lacunisphaera limnophila DNA window includes the following coding sequences:
- a CDS encoding methyl-accepting chemotaxis protein, with protein sequence MQFSSLTIGRRIGLGFCLILTLLAAVATTAWLALGTSGKRLNQYAGSTEETNKVAGVEAAMLAVKLSVNEFLATGSETSAAAYQQAKTGLDAAMGHALESIADPTRTAALREAAALIAKYDASFQRVIATTNQMATVVQDRLIPQGQGIAKGLEEILAAARNNGDMNGAFQVSTALKSYFESSSNANSYLLTSRAAYAEAAQGQIKAVAAAVTTLQNDQAELVKLDETLKDPAKDALLVAAAAASAGYGKSLEEIIALKQQRTTILKDELDVIAPQFTAALGRLREAVTQFQSQLGQSGRSEQTRSETIVLGCTIGAGLLGLVVAWFIIRGITVPILKIAKQLALESSQTHAAALQVSSASSSMADGASRQAAALEESSASLHEMASMTARNSESAQSAKGLAAEARTAADDGARDMTAMRDAMTAIKSSSSEISKIIKTIDEIAFQTNILALNAAVEAARAGEAGAGFAVVAEEVRNLAQRSAQAAKETAVKIEDASAKSEQGATISGQVAGSLDRIVERIRQLDEMVGGIAQASSEQSEGIGQLNQAVAGMDKITQSNAALAEQSASSADEMKAQSAQVKNAVDDLLHMVQGFADQPATGAIVSPARPVRQEHAAAPAPAKTKTSAIKTPVLPSARSSAQPATMEWND encoded by the coding sequence ATGCAATTCAGCTCCCTCACCATCGGCCGGCGCATCGGTCTCGGCTTCTGTCTGATCCTGACCCTGCTTGCCGCCGTGGCCACGACGGCGTGGCTGGCCCTCGGCACCTCCGGGAAACGCCTCAACCAGTACGCGGGCAGCACTGAGGAGACCAACAAAGTCGCCGGGGTCGAGGCCGCGATGCTGGCGGTCAAACTCAGCGTCAACGAGTTCCTCGCCACCGGCTCGGAAACGAGCGCCGCCGCCTACCAGCAGGCCAAGACCGGCCTCGACGCCGCCATGGGCCACGCCCTCGAGTCGATCGCCGACCCGACCCGCACCGCCGCCCTCCGCGAGGCCGCCGCCTTGATCGCCAAGTATGACGCGTCGTTCCAGCGTGTCATCGCCACCACCAACCAGATGGCCACCGTGGTGCAGGACCGCCTGATCCCGCAGGGCCAGGGCATCGCCAAGGGCCTCGAGGAAATCCTCGCTGCCGCCCGCAACAACGGCGACATGAACGGTGCGTTCCAGGTCTCCACCGCCCTCAAGAGCTATTTCGAATCCAGCAGCAACGCGAACTCCTACCTCCTGACCTCACGGGCCGCCTACGCCGAGGCCGCCCAGGGCCAGATCAAGGCCGTCGCCGCCGCCGTCACCACCCTGCAAAACGACCAGGCCGAGCTCGTGAAGCTCGACGAAACCCTCAAGGACCCGGCCAAGGACGCGCTCCTCGTCGCCGCCGCCGCGGCCAGCGCCGGCTACGGCAAAAGCCTGGAGGAGATCATCGCCCTCAAGCAGCAGCGGACCACCATCCTCAAGGACGAACTCGACGTGATCGCGCCGCAGTTCACCGCCGCCCTTGGCCGCCTCCGCGAGGCCGTCACCCAGTTCCAGTCCCAGCTCGGCCAGTCCGGCCGCTCGGAGCAGACCCGCAGCGAGACCATCGTGCTCGGCTGCACCATCGGCGCCGGCCTCCTCGGCCTCGTCGTGGCCTGGTTCATCATCCGCGGCATCACCGTCCCCATCCTCAAGATCGCCAAGCAGCTCGCCCTCGAGTCGAGCCAGACCCACGCCGCCGCGCTGCAGGTTTCCTCCGCCAGCTCCTCCATGGCCGACGGCGCCAGCCGCCAGGCGGCTGCGCTCGAGGAGAGCAGCGCCTCCCTGCACGAGATGGCCAGCATGACCGCCCGCAATTCCGAGAGCGCCCAGTCCGCCAAGGGCCTCGCCGCCGAGGCCCGCACCGCCGCCGACGACGGCGCCCGCGACATGACCGCCATGCGCGACGCCATGACCGCGATCAAGTCGTCCAGCTCCGAGATTTCCAAGATCATCAAGACGATCGACGAGATCGCCTTCCAGACCAACATCCTCGCCCTCAATGCCGCCGTCGAGGCCGCCCGTGCCGGTGAGGCCGGCGCCGGTTTCGCGGTCGTCGCCGAGGAGGTTCGCAACCTCGCCCAGCGCAGCGCGCAGGCCGCCAAGGAGACCGCCGTCAAGATCGAGGACGCCTCCGCCAAGAGCGAGCAGGGCGCCACCATCAGCGGCCAGGTCGCCGGCAGCCTCGACCGGATCGTCGAGCGTATCCGCCAGCTCGACGAGATGGTCGGCGGCATCGCCCAGGCTTCCAGCGAGCAGAGCGAGGGCATTGGCCAGCTCAACCAGGCCGTCGCGGGTATGGACAAGATCACCCAATCCAATGCGGCCCTCGCGGAACAGTCCGCCAGCTCGGCCGACGAGATGAAGGCCCAGTCCGCGCAGGTGAAGAACGCCGTCGACGACCTGCTCCACATGGTCCAGGGCTTCGCCGACCAGCCGGCCACCGGGGCGATCGTCTCGCCCGCCCGGCCCGTCCGTCAGGAGCACGCTGCCGCCCCGGCCCCGGCCAAGACCAAGACTTCCGCCATCAAGACCCCCGTGCTCCCGTCCGCGCGTTCCTCCGCGCAGCCGGCGACCATGGAGTGGAACGACTGA
- a CDS encoding energy transducer TonB, whose translation MKTRTILILLFVTLGLCQLPLRAADGMEPPVPVRTVPPVFPDELRRAGTSGVVTVSILIDEKGNVQEPKVIKTTHEAFSQPAMDALSKWKFKPAKQAGEAVAMRVNIPIQFNNKS comes from the coding sequence ATGAAAACCAGAACCATCCTCATCCTCCTCTTCGTCACCCTCGGTCTCTGTCAGCTTCCCCTTCGTGCCGCCGATGGCATGGAGCCCCCGGTACCCGTGCGTACCGTGCCCCCCGTGTTTCCCGACGAACTGCGCCGCGCCGGCACCTCCGGCGTCGTGACCGTCAGCATCCTCATCGATGAAAAGGGCAACGTGCAGGAACCCAAGGTCATCAAGACCACCCACGAGGCCTTCTCCCAGCCGGCGATGGACGCGCTGTCCAAATGGAAGTTCAAGCCCGCCAAGCAGGCAGGCGAGGCCGTGGCGATGCGCGTGAACATCCCGATCCAGTTCAACAACAAGAGTTAA
- a CDS encoding LysE family transporter, whose protein sequence is MADYLPEFFTLALAHALAVASPGPDFAIVLRQSLHHGRRTALWTSVGIGCGLSIHITYCLLGLGLFLKNSPAALLTVQALGAAYLAWIGLQALQARPRSGDIDLAGGPAEPSARAAWTTGFLVNLLNPKAALFFIALFPLAVSATTPRLVQVGYGVWMTVTTVAWFSFVSVVFARESVRRAFLRHGHWIDRALGVVFLGFAVSLALASLG, encoded by the coding sequence GTGGCTGACTACCTGCCGGAATTCTTCACCCTCGCGCTCGCGCACGCCCTCGCCGTGGCCAGCCCGGGGCCAGACTTCGCCATTGTGCTCCGGCAAAGCCTCCACCACGGGCGCCGCACCGCGCTCTGGACCAGCGTCGGCATCGGCTGCGGGCTCTCGATCCACATCACCTATTGTCTGCTCGGGCTCGGCCTGTTTCTGAAAAACTCCCCGGCGGCGCTGCTCACGGTTCAGGCGCTCGGCGCCGCCTACCTCGCGTGGATCGGCCTGCAGGCACTGCAGGCCCGGCCGCGGTCCGGCGACATCGACCTGGCCGGCGGCCCCGCCGAACCCTCCGCCCGCGCTGCGTGGACCACCGGCTTCCTGGTGAACCTCCTCAACCCGAAGGCCGCGCTCTTCTTCATCGCGCTGTTCCCGCTCGCGGTGAGCGCCACCACGCCCCGGCTCGTGCAGGTTGGCTACGGTGTCTGGATGACGGTCACGACCGTGGCCTGGTTCAGCTTTGTATCGGTCGTGTTCGCCCGCGAAAGCGTGCGCCGCGCCTTCCTGCGCCACGGCCACTGGATCGACCGCGCCCTGGGCGTGGTCTTCCTGGGTTTCGCCGTGAGCCTCGCCCTGGCATCGCTGGGGTAG
- a CDS encoding FAD-dependent oxidoreductase, producing the protein MAVSTHSYDAIVVGSGISGGWAAKELTEQGLKVLLLERGPNVEHITGYPSALKAPWELPHRGKKSRELIAERPISNRDLLHEANAEWWADEQDCPYTETKPFDWFRGYQVGGRSLLWGRHSYRWSDFDFAANAEDGIAVDWPLRYADVAPWYDHVESFAGISGSLEGLPQLPDGKFLPPFDLNCVEKDVAARIKTHYQDRRRLIMGRLANLSVPHAGRVNCQFRDKCWLGCPFGAYFSTQSATLPAAVATGNLTLRPDSLVSRLLYDKDAKRATGVEVLDTATHQVTEFTAKIVFLCASAFNSTWVLMNSATDIWPGGLGSSSGELGHNAMDHHFRVGAFGYAEGYQDRIVAGRRPGGFYIPRYQNLFDDKRDYLRGFGYQGAASRLGWEREVPELGIGAPLKEALSEPGPWTIGMTGFGETLPYHENRISLDHSTKDKWGLPVLAMDCAIQDNEWKMRKDMQNDAAEMLEAAGMKQVQKTSAGYNFGRGIHEMGTARMGRDPKTSVLNGHNQVWDAPNVFVTDGACMTSAACVNPSLTYMALTARAAAFAVDELKKQNL; encoded by the coding sequence ATGGCAGTTTCCACGCACTCCTATGACGCCATCGTCGTCGGCTCCGGCATTTCCGGCGGCTGGGCGGCGAAGGAACTCACCGAACAGGGCCTCAAGGTCCTCCTCCTCGAACGCGGCCCCAACGTCGAGCACATCACCGGCTACCCCAGCGCCCTCAAGGCCCCGTGGGAACTCCCGCACCGCGGCAAAAAATCCCGCGAGCTCATCGCCGAGCGCCCCATCTCCAACCGCGACCTCCTCCACGAGGCCAACGCCGAGTGGTGGGCCGACGAGCAAGACTGCCCCTACACCGAAACCAAACCCTTCGACTGGTTCCGCGGCTACCAGGTCGGCGGCCGCTCCCTCCTCTGGGGCCGCCACAGCTACCGCTGGAGCGATTTCGACTTCGCAGCGAACGCCGAGGACGGCATCGCCGTCGACTGGCCCCTCCGCTACGCCGATGTCGCGCCCTGGTATGACCATGTCGAGTCCTTCGCCGGCATCAGCGGCTCGCTCGAGGGCCTGCCCCAGCTCCCCGATGGCAAGTTTCTGCCGCCCTTCGATCTCAACTGCGTGGAGAAGGACGTGGCCGCCCGCATCAAGACCCATTACCAGGACCGCCGCCGCCTCATCATGGGCCGCCTGGCCAACCTCAGCGTGCCCCACGCGGGCCGCGTCAACTGCCAGTTCCGCGACAAGTGCTGGCTCGGCTGCCCGTTCGGCGCGTACTTCAGCACGCAGTCGGCCACCCTCCCCGCGGCCGTCGCCACCGGCAACCTCACGCTGCGGCCCGACTCCCTCGTCTCCCGCCTGCTCTACGACAAGGACGCCAAGCGCGCCACCGGCGTCGAGGTGCTCGACACCGCGACGCACCAGGTCACGGAATTCACGGCGAAGATCGTCTTCCTCTGCGCCTCGGCCTTCAATTCCACGTGGGTGCTGATGAACTCGGCCACGGACATCTGGCCGGGCGGCCTGGGCAGCAGCAGCGGCGAACTCGGGCACAACGCCATGGACCATCACTTCCGCGTCGGCGCCTTTGGCTACGCCGAGGGTTACCAGGACCGCATCGTGGCCGGCCGCCGCCCGGGCGGGTTCTACATTCCGCGCTACCAAAATTTGTTCGACGACAAGCGCGACTACCTCCGCGGCTTCGGTTACCAGGGCGCCGCCAGCCGACTCGGCTGGGAACGCGAGGTGCCGGAACTCGGCATCGGCGCCCCGCTCAAGGAAGCCCTCAGCGAGCCCGGTCCCTGGACCATTGGCATGACCGGCTTCGGCGAGACCCTGCCGTACCACGAGAACCGCATCAGCCTGGACCACTCGACCAAGGACAAGTGGGGTCTGCCGGTCCTGGCGATGGACTGCGCCATCCAGGACAACGAGTGGAAGATGCGGAAGGACATGCAAAACGACGCCGCCGAGATGCTCGAGGCCGCCGGCATGAAGCAGGTCCAGAAGACCAGCGCCGGCTACAACTTCGGCCGCGGCATCCACGAGATGGGCACCGCCCGCATGGGCCGCGACCCGAAGACCTCGGTGCTCAACGGCCACAACCAGGTGTGGGACGCGCCCAACGTCTTTGTGACCGACGGCGCCTGCATGACCTCCGCCGCCTGCGTGAACCCCTCGCTCACCTACATGGCCCTCACGGCCCGCGCCGCTGCCTTCGCGGTGGATGAACTCAAGAAACAGAACCTGTGA
- a CDS encoding VOC family protein, translating into MNKQLFLNLPVANLPKSLAFYQALGYTPNPQFSDDTAACVSISETLSVMLSTHAKFRQFTPKAVCDTSQAVEALFTLTCESRQEVDDLVTKALAAGGSTYDKAEDFGFMYTHSFLDPDGHGWGLLHMNAMPPGA; encoded by the coding sequence ATGAACAAACAGCTCTTCCTCAACCTTCCGGTCGCCAATTTGCCCAAGTCGCTGGCCTTCTACCAAGCCCTGGGCTATACGCCCAACCCGCAGTTCAGCGACGACACGGCCGCCTGCGTCAGCATCAGCGAGACGCTGTCCGTCATGCTCTCGACCCACGCCAAGTTCCGCCAGTTCACGCCCAAGGCCGTCTGTGACACGTCCCAGGCGGTGGAAGCCCTCTTTACCCTCACCTGCGAAAGCCGCCAGGAGGTGGACGATCTCGTGACCAAGGCCCTCGCGGCGGGCGGCTCAACCTACGACAAGGCGGAGGACTTCGGCTTCATGTACACGCATAGCTTTCTCGATCCCGACGGCCACGGCTGGGGCCTGCTGCACATGAATGCCATGCCGCCGGGGGCGTGA
- a CDS encoding gluconate 2-dehydrogenase subunit 3 family protein, which translates to MLARLGVLLGGALIGGDTWLRGGTLASKAPRPGFTADDLVLLDEIAETIIPATETPGAKAAGVGAFMAMMVTDCYDDAHHAAFAAGLAQLRAEGFLVATPAARTARLNALDAEQRAHQAAKAAAAPAHFFKLMKQLTVLGYFTSEIGAAQVLVYEEAPGRFDGNMPYRKGDRYFFTPPSRHL; encoded by the coding sequence ATGCTCGCGCGCCTTGGCGTTCTGCTCGGCGGGGCGCTCATCGGCGGCGACACCTGGCTGCGCGGCGGCACGCTCGCCAGCAAGGCCCCCCGCCCCGGCTTCACGGCCGACGACCTCGTCCTGCTCGATGAGATCGCCGAGACGATCATCCCGGCGACCGAGACCCCCGGCGCCAAGGCGGCGGGCGTCGGCGCCTTCATGGCGATGATGGTCACGGACTGTTACGACGACGCCCATCACGCCGCCTTCGCGGCCGGGCTCGCGCAGTTGCGCGCCGAGGGTTTCCTGGTCGCAACGCCCGCCGCGCGCACCGCGCGGCTGAACGCCCTCGACGCCGAGCAGCGGGCGCACCAGGCCGCCAAGGCCGCCGCCGCGCCGGCGCATTTCTTCAAGTTGATGAAGCAGCTCACGGTCCTCGGGTATTTCACGTCGGAGATCGGCGCCGCGCAGGTGCTCGTCTATGAGGAGGCGCCCGGACGCTTCGACGGCAACATGCCGTACCGAAAGGGCGACCGGTATTTCTTCACGCCCCCGAGCCGGCATTTGTGA